AAAGTTTTGACAGTTCCATTGACGAAATACGGCGCCGTTTCGGAAACGGTGCGGTTTCGTTTGCATCACAGCTTGAGGGCGACCTTTTGACGAAATACGAGGAAAAAGAAGATGAAGATTAAAATAATTTGTGTGGGAAAGATTAAAGAAAAATATTTTGCGGACGGGATTAAAGAGTATGAAAAGCGTCTTTCGCGTTTTTGCAAGTTTGAAATATGCGAGGTTGCGGACGAGAAAATCCCCGACAATGCGAGCGAAAAAGAGGCGCTTGCTGTGCTTGACAGCGAGGGCGCGAAAATCGAAAAGCACATCGGAAAAGGCGACTATATAATCGCACTCTGTGTTGAGGGAAAAAACATTTCGTCCGCCGATTTGGCAAAGAAATTTTCCGAAATCCAGCTTTCGGGAAAGAGCGGAATTACATTTATTATAGGTGGTTCGCTCGGCATTTGCGGCAGGGTGAAAAATATGTCTGATTTTAGATTGAGCTTTTCAAAAATGACATTTCCTCACCAGCTTATGCGTCTTATTCTGACCGAACAAATTTACCGCGCGTTTAAGATAAACGCAAACGAGGAATATCATAAATGAAATAATATTACAAAAAAATCCGAAGCCGTAACAAATGGCTTCGGATTTTCGGTCTTTATATGGTAAGCGTGCCGTTTTCGGTTTCGAGAAGAATTAAAATTTTCTCCTCTGCACCGGTTGTCGCATTGATATAAACGATATAATTTTTGCCGTTAAATTTTCCTTTAAATTCATAGCAAAGCACCTCGGTTTTGTTTTCTTTCGGAATTGCCGCAAGGTTTTCGGAGGTGATTTCTATGCTTTTCGACACTTTTTCGCGCGCCTCATCAAGCGTAAGAGATACGCCGTTCAAATTTCTGTGTTCCTCGTGCGACATAATATATCCGTTTGCCTCAAATCCCAAAATTTCGCCGTTGTCGAGCGCAATTTTAATTTTTATAAGGTCGGAATACATTGTTACATCATCTTCAACATACGCGTAGTTTATGGTTGCG
The window above is part of the Qingrenia yutianensis genome. Proteins encoded here:
- the rlmH gene encoding 23S rRNA (pseudouridine(1915)-N(3))-methyltransferase RlmH; protein product: MKIKIICVGKIKEKYFADGIKEYEKRLSRFCKFEICEVADEKIPDNASEKEALAVLDSEGAKIEKHIGKGDYIIALCVEGKNISSADLAKKFSEIQLSGKSGITFIIGGSLGICGRVKNMSDFRLSFSKMTFPHQLMRLILTEQIYRAFKINANEEYHK